The Pseudomonas berkeleyensis genome includes a region encoding these proteins:
- the earP gene encoding elongation factor P maturation arginine rhamnosyltransferase EarP, with protein MARWDIFCSVVDNYGDIGVTWRLARQLAAEQGHSVRLWVDDLASFVRLCPAASSDAECQHWRGVEVRRWAEPFPIVEPAEVVIEAFACQLPSSYVAAMTASGTRRLWLNLEYLSAEDWVAGCHGLPSPQSGGLQKFFFFPGFVEGTGGLLREADLLPRRDAFQGDEQAQQAFLQSFGVVREAGARLISLFAYENPGLAKWLDALAADLQPTQLLVPQGKILADLQAWLGETQLAPGDNRRRGNLQIHVLPFVAQDDYDRLLWCCDLNAVRGEDSFIRAQWAGRPLLWHIYPQEEGAHWDKLDAFMALYNVGLMPEAAAAQAGLWRAWNAGEGMETAWPALLDTWPVLQRHAEQWCDQQAARVDLATALEQFYRNWLSYAA; from the coding sequence GTGGCCAGGTGGGACATCTTCTGCAGCGTAGTGGACAACTACGGCGATATTGGCGTGACCTGGAGGCTTGCACGGCAACTGGCGGCCGAGCAGGGTCATTCGGTGCGTCTGTGGGTCGATGATTTGGCTTCCTTCGTGCGCTTGTGTCCAGCGGCCAGTAGTGATGCTGAGTGCCAGCACTGGCGTGGTGTCGAAGTCCGCCGCTGGGCGGAGCCGTTCCCCATAGTGGAGCCGGCCGAGGTGGTGATCGAGGCCTTCGCCTGCCAGTTACCGTCTTCATATGTCGCGGCGATGACCGCCAGTGGCACCCGGCGCCTCTGGCTGAATCTGGAGTACCTCAGCGCCGAGGATTGGGTCGCGGGCTGCCATGGCTTGCCATCGCCGCAGTCGGGCGGGTTACAGAAATTCTTCTTTTTCCCTGGTTTCGTGGAGGGTACTGGCGGATTGCTGCGTGAGGCTGACCTGTTGCCGCGACGTGATGCGTTTCAGGGCGACGAACAGGCACAGCAGGCTTTTCTGCAGTCATTCGGCGTTGTGCGTGAGGCAGGCGCGCGGCTGATTTCCTTGTTCGCTTACGAGAATCCGGGGTTGGCGAAATGGCTCGATGCGCTGGCAGCTGACTTGCAGCCAACTCAATTGTTGGTGCCGCAGGGCAAGATTCTGGCGGACTTGCAAGCCTGGCTTGGTGAGACGCAACTGGCGCCTGGTGACAACCGTCGGCGCGGCAATCTGCAGATCCATGTGCTGCCTTTCGTTGCGCAGGATGATTATGACCGCCTGCTGTGGTGCTGTGACCTCAATGCGGTACGTGGCGAGGACTCGTTCATTCGTGCGCAATGGGCGGGGCGGCCGCTGCTCTGGCATATCTATCCGCAGGAAGAGGGCGCGCATTGGGACAAGCTCGATGCTTTTATGGCGCTTTATAACGTCGGTTTGATGCCGGAAGCAGCTGCCGCGCAGGCCGGGTTGTGGCGGGCGTGGAATGCAGGCGAAGGGATGGAAACGGCCTGGCCCGCGCTTCTCGACACTTGGCCGGTACTGCAACGGCATGCCGAGCAGTGGTGCGATCAGCAGGCCGCTCGGGTAGATCTTGCCACGGCGCTGGAACAGTTTTACCGAAATTGGCTATCATACGCGGCCTAG
- a CDS encoding DUF2059 domain-containing protein produces MRYLVAALSIAVASQAFADTKTQKIEELLRAQGLVDTWAEQIQRGKEYNKQVAQQVMGQMTAKLAPNEEFKKRFDAASDKFIDSAVTPWTADDMVDVWAKFYGPGFTDAELDQLIAFYSSPLAQKEIQVSRAALEKFTLHFQQLNQPILEKATNQYMQDLQLITAECNCAK; encoded by the coding sequence ATGCGCTATCTCGTTGCCGCTCTCTCCATTGCCGTCGCCTCTCAAGCTTTTGCAGATACCAAAACGCAGAAAATTGAAGAGTTACTGCGTGCTCAAGGTCTGGTAGACACCTGGGCAGAGCAAATTCAACGAGGCAAGGAATACAACAAGCAAGTAGCTCAGCAGGTCATGGGACAGATGACCGCCAAGCTAGCACCCAATGAAGAGTTCAAGAAGCGGTTCGATGCCGCTAGCGACAAGTTCATTGATAGCGCCGTAACGCCGTGGACAGCCGACGACATGGTCGATGTATGGGCAAAGTTCTATGGGCCTGGCTTCACAGATGCTGAGCTTGACCAACTTATCGCTTTCTACTCTTCACCTTTGGCTCAAAAGGAAATTCAGGTCTCCCGCGCAGCGCTGGAAAAATTCACACTGCACTTTCAGCAGTTGAATCAGCCAATTCTCGAAAAGGCAACAAACCAGTACATGCAAGACCTGCAACTCATTACTGCAGAGTGCAACTGCGCCAAATAA